The DNA region TGATGCCCTTAGTCGACGTTCCATAGGGAGTTTGGCCCACGTTGACGAAGATAAGAAAGTTAtaaccaaggaagttcaccgttcggccagtcttggagttcgactttggGACTCTGAGGATGGTGGTGtgattgttcagaatagagctctttcctctttagtcattgaagtcaaggagaaacagtttagtgatccctatttgTTGCAGCAaaaggaggggattcacaagcataagactacggcttttgaacaagggggagatgatggtaccttgaggtaccgaggcagattatgtgttccagatatagatgggctcagagagcgaatcatgtcagaagctcacaactccaggtattccattcacccgggttccactaagatgtaccatgatcttaaggagatttattggtagaatgatatgaagaagaatgtagcagattttgtagctaagtgtctgaattgtcagcaagtgaaagccgaacacagaggcctggtggcttggctcagaatattgatattcctgtctggaaatgggaaatgatcaatatggactttgtattaggtatacctcgttcagctaggaggcatgactctatttgggtgatcgttggccggcttactaagtcggcacactttttaccagtcaagaccacagatacAGTAGAGGATTACGccaagttatatgttaatgaaattgtcagatttcatgggaccccagtgtctattatttcagatcgtggtgctcagttcacagccaATTTCTGgcaatcctttcagaaaggattgggtaccaaggtgaatctCAGCACAACTTTTAATccacagacagatggccaggcagagcataCTATTCTGActctggaggacatgttgagagcatgtgtcctagatttcaaaggtaattgggatgatcacttacccctcatcgagttttcctataataacagttatcatgctagcattgggatggcaccttttgaagctttgtatgggcgaaggtataggtcaccgattggttggtttaaAGTTGgttgattcaagagcgtttgaaaacagcttagagtttccagaagtcttacacagatgtaaggcgaagggatttagaatttcaagttaatgattgggtgcttcttaaagtttcacctatgaagggtgtcatgagatttggcaagaaagggaagctcagccccaaatatattggaccttacagaattctgcgaaaggtcggtctggtagcttatgaacttgagttaccACAAGAGTTGGTTGTTGTACATCCAGTTTTTCATATGTCCATTTTGAGGAAGTGTGTAgaagacccgtcgttggttgttcctgctgatactgtaacagttaaggatggtctGACCTACGAGGAGATCCTCGTAGCCATTctagatcgtcaagttcgcaagttgagaacaagggaggtagcctcagtgaaagtcatgtggaggagccagaaagttgaagaggctacatgggaagcagaagaggatatgaaatccaggtacccTCATTTGTTCGAAAAGCGAGAAAAGAACGCTCAAGGTAAACTTCCATAGTCCTTGCcatgtcatgtctcatgtttcacgctcatgtcacgCACCTCAGCACTTATGAGAACTGTATTTTATTCAACACATATGATATGTAACTTCATATAATTATAAATATGGAATTTTTACTCATTATAGCTTCTTTTAAGatctaattattaatattaactatccttttatttaattatatttagtagctaattaacttttctaaattacaaatggtagttatataaaaaatacatacccaaacaaatatatctttcttttttcccaatcactacccatttcagattttcatttctcaaaatcctaaaaaatctctctccccttctctcaaccaccacACCATGGTCacgcctctctctctcttctccctctccctctccctctccctctccctctccctctgcgctcacccctctctctctccgACGCCCCTCTCTATCTTCTCCCTCACCCTCTGTGCtcaccctctctctctcttttcactctATCCGGTGAGGCGATGGCACAGATCTGGCCGTGTGTATTGTTGGCGGCGGCGATGGCACTGGTTTTGAGATAGCGACGGAGAAGATGACGTAGAGGTGGAGAAATTAGGGTTTTATTGGTGGTGTAAAGATTAGGGGTTTTTTGTGGTAGTGGTGTCTCAGATTTGGGTTTTTGGTGGTGTTGGAGTCAAAATTCTAATAATTAAGAACATTCAAATAAAGCAAGAATGTTATAATTAGGATTCAAACATGTGACttaataatttaaattatttttccaCTGTACTAAATCATTCCTTAAATTAAAAGATTCACTaatttatatttttgcaaaaGTTAAGAAAAAATAAACTTATTTACGCAATAtagttttctttaaaattttgGGTCCACTTATGTCCTAAGTTGCTCAGATTCGGGtgcggatctagaggtcggatcctTCATGATATAAATTTTAAGGTTTGGGGGTTTGGATGCAGATACAGATATAGGTGGGGAGATTCATTTAATGttaattcaaatatctaaaatataGAGTTATATGTCTAAATTATGAGAGATTATGTGGAAAACTTATAAGGTATTCCGAGGAGAGAATATTGATCAAGGGAGAATCTTAGAAGGAGATATAAGGAAAATGACTGAAATAGTAATTTCTATATAcaaggtattccattttcttaaaTTTCTCCTTAGCTTTTGTTTTGATTACATAAATCGTTGTATCTTCCCGAATTTTATGGCCAattttggtcaaagtacccaAAATCGGCTGACCATATCTGATAGGGATCTGTTGGAGTCCCACATCGGTGGGTGAAGTGGTCATTGGTCTCTTTATATGGCTTGGGTAATCATCCTCTCATGAGCTAGTTTTTGGAGTTGAGTTAGGCTCAACATCAACTTCTTTACATGGTATCAAAGCTAGACCCAACCCAATTTATTGTCTCTGATGTTGGGCGCCTCCCATCTTATATTGTCCAACCTCTAAATGTCCAGTCCTGGGCGTGCAGGTGGGGCGGGGGGTGTTGGAGTCCCCCATCGATGGATGAAATGGTCATTAGTCTCTTTATATGACTTGAGCAATCCTTCTCTCGTGAGCTAAATTTTGAGTTAGGTCCAAGATTCATTTTTTATAGGATCTTCACACCCACACACATGTTGGGTCAATATGAGTGTTGCATGGAAAGTGAAGAGTTCGAGCAAACTAGCTTAGCTCCCTTTGCCTACCACCAAATCACACTAAACATGTCTGAACAGGATATAGTTTAATAGAACCAGTAGAGTATCTTTTCTCCGTTACTTTTTTCTGATTCACACTCAAATCAAGGGTACAGCCTCTACCCCACCCCACACTTTCAGTCATCCAAAAAAGACAAAAAGGAAAACGTAAAAGCTATTTCTTGTGTTGGGTTCGAATACGTAACTGCATTCTTTTTAGATGATCCAACTATGTCCAGGAAAGTATTACTTATTCAAACCCAATACGTAAATGCAATGTGTTAGTTGCCTTAAAAAATAGATTATATATTAAATTCTTATTCATTCTTGCAAGTGATACAGGAGAATTTCATTTTTCTGTGTTCCATATCAATGATTATAGATATGATGTCTTGGATGTGCGAACTAAGTTCCACTGGGTAGCTGAAGAGATTGGGAAGCTATATATAAGGTGTAGGATCTTTTAGTGGTGTGAAGCCTTTTGGAGAAAATCGGCGGGCTTGGCCAAAACGGACAATATCACAGCATGCTAAAAATATATCGCATGCTTCggtattcatgtttccatgtaatcacgtcatttcatgtcccatgtttcaTGTCGTGTTTCCTTCACGTTTATATATTCAAGCCATATCCAGTCCCAATCATAACCgcgacccatcattcgaggacgaatgatcccaagggggagatattgtaacacctcgtaaaatcCGTACTAAACCATATCCATGACTCAGGAGGTTAGAAATCCAAGAAGGAGAGTGTTGAAATCGAAAATTTGTTTCAGTACAGAAAATCATGTGTTACGCTCCAAGGGACGgcccgtaacatgtgttacggccTGTCTCTCATACCGTAACAGGCACGCTTGGGAAAATCGGTGTCTCGTAACTTTTGGACCAAAGGATGGTTCATCGTTACggactgtaacaccccgtaacgTGGCAGCATATCATAACCTCAGAAAATCAGACATCACTGGAGTTTTCACTCATGTTACAGTgcagtgttacggaccgtaacacgtgttatggCCCGTAACAGGTGACCGTAACCTAACCTCCAAACTAAGTTGTTCACTGGAATTTTGGCCCATGTTACGGTCCagtgttacagaccgtaacatgtgttacgaaCCGTAACACGGTCCATAACGGTGCCGCGACTGAAACGTTAAAAGAATGGGAATtcagttttatttcattatttccaTCCCTCTCAAGCCCTAACACGAAAACCCTCTCCTCTTAACTTCTCCAAGCATCAAGGTAAGCCTCTTAACACTATCCTAAGTGAATTCTATTAATTTCTCTTGAATCCTAAGTAGaatctcatgctcttaacatagggtttttcaagaaaacccaattataGGAATTCAAGACCAAAGGTTAGGATTCTTCTTCCAAGATCTGATTTTTGTTGCAAATTGgaacattaccaggtatgtagatgctatccacgtgtgggaacatccttgttcttccTCGTGTTTCAGTATTTCATGTTTACACACACTAGGTTTAGGATTCTAGGTATACTGATGATAAACCctagacacttgaaccatgatATATTATATTGTCAGTTATAATTCCGTTGATTAGTCTTAATTTACTATTTTGGTGATTGAGACTTAGTCTGCAATCTATAAAAACCCATAATTTTCATCCCATGGGTTTTATAACACaagatatgagatattatgttTATTTCCATGAAaagcttgtatatatgtatttgttgtcatgtcttcatgtatccatgttcatgttaagAATCAGCAATCATGTCTTCAGTTatctttcatgttcgggagttgtattaatatcgagaaggctcagatagcccgaAACTACATATGctaacgtaggataaggatcgctccgcccagttaggacgattccttcatgttttcccccattgagggattttggatccattcatgtcatgttcatgtcttgtaccctggaaaggtacaagatggcttagctgatcgggccgagatcagactccacgtttctccccgtggtggttcacgTCAGTATTACAGTTATTAACATGTTTTCATCTCAGTTACAAATTATTTCATGTTTtcagtattcatgttcatgttcatgttcagtttcagtattcAGTTTCAGCAttcatgttcagtttcagtttcatgtTTATATATTATGTGCCTGCTTATTTCTCGCATGTGTTTACATAACCGTACATTCAAAGTACTGACATCCCCTGTTATTGCCTtgaggcctgcatttcacgatgcaggtactgatttacaagacgacgcctctgctcattaggatctacacgtaccagcttattggtgagccccatctcatccGGGGTTTAGATATTATCCTTCTTTATTtgattttgcatctaaaggtatgctgggggtcttGTCCCAGCAAGTAAGTTTTCATGTTCCGACTcgtgttagaggtttcatagactagacaagccaGTATGTCATGTCAGACTTTCAGAGTCGGTTAGCCATTTTGACTCAGTTATGATATTATTCGCGTTtatgttttaaacaagtattttacagATTATTACGACTTCATGTATTTTCTTCATGcccatcatgtttcatgttatatttccgctcatgtatgcctcatgatgattcagcaagccatatggttcgctcggtcacatgcagtcaggcaccgagtatCGTGTTatacccaggccatggttcggggtgtgacactgaCAACTTGCCCAGGCAGGAATGCAGTCCTAAGCACTATCTAATCCAGGAGCTCCATCTCTACCTCTATTTTCACTTTGATTCCCTCGACCAAGCCTTGCACATCTCCGAATCTAGTGCCACTGACCCCGCACCAAAAACAACCTCCCGTATTCAAACGACATATTCTAGCATGTGTCCGGCCACACTGACTGCAACAAGGCCTCATCTGAACCGAATTAACCTGACGCAGGGATTCTGATGCTCGCAACCCCTGCCATGTCCCTACCTGAGAGCCCTGATCCGGCACCGACTGTGGGGGTAACCTGTCCTGTTGCCCATAACCTTGCGGCTTACTGCCTCTCGGGGGTTTCCTGTATTATCCACTACTCTTGCCTTCTTGGACGGTCTACCTTTCTCATTTAAATCATGTCTTGTAAAAATCGGCGAGTCCTGATTAACGGACTCCCAATACTACGAACTTCTCGATCCCTCTGAAGATCTATGACAATCTGGTATCCTGGCAAGGTGCTGAGTTTGGGAAGTCGCCGGTTGTGTCAACAACTGTACTGCTCTCTCCACCTCCTGGCAAGTAGGTCCCAGTGGTGAACTGGCAGTCCTAGCGATACCGGAGCTCTTTTCTGCTCTCTTAATGTCACTGGAGTCGAGGACACTCGAGAGGATAACTCATCTTGGTCTTTAAATGGATCTTCCTCAATAGAGGGCATAATCTCGGACGGTCCTCGTCAATAAAGTAACTCGCACCTGATCCCATTACCGTCTTAGCCCTCTGGCTAGCTGAAACTCCTCATGTCACTTGCATATCTGAAATCACAGTACGTTATTAGAAAAGAAATCTTGTTAGtacggctctaacgcacgatctaatataagaaagaaggacaatcttcctaaatgccctacagcctcctatttataagtgtggtgcacaacacaccataaacaagactctgctagacacggcttgtagacaaccctaggacgctACTGCTTTGATGCCAAGTTTGTCACGACTCAAACTGAAGATCCATGACGGGCACTTGGGCTCTACCTACAGAGCACCTCTAATCATACTTCATATCATGATCATAGACAAGAGTGGACTTAAGGGGTCACTAGATAGAAATCTACCAAATCATATGAGAAGTATGTTGAAAAAGGGATGAGCACGAAAAGACATGCTATATGACTATGCTGGACAAAACTATGCAAGACAACAAGGCCATCGTGAAACACTATATATTAAACATATAGGCCGAGAGGGCCATACAACGACTAACTAaaccatgactgtctacaagcctctactagagtatatgacataataaggtcgggacagggccccgccatacccgtaTGCACACAATAGTATAACGTACCAAAACACAACTGCAACTTCAGAACCAGAGGAGTGCTCCAACATCAGCTGAACAGCAACCTACAGGGTGGATCGTtagtctgtctacctgaacctgcgggcaagAAACGCAGCGCCTCTAGAAAAAAGGATGTCAGttggacaaagtactgagtatgtaaggcatgaatgtaATAATAAAGTAGTGAAACAAGTATAAGTAGAAGAGGAACCACCTAAAACCTGAACTTACCAcgaagggcgtatgatatgcatgatgtaactttgaaaacataaataaatgtgtgtgtgtgtgtgtgtgtgtgtgtagaatcAGCATCATCATAACGTACACGGCCATAGTAAGGCTTGGTGAAATCGTACTCGGCCTCGTGAGAATCGGTGGAAGTGTATCCGACCATATTAGGCTAAGTGGTAATACCCAACTGACCCATGGTTTCACAATAGGCGAcgtacccgaccgactatagcgcggctcggtatagtaatatatatatataatgcaatgcatgaatatgaAAAGAAtacatcctgaatctgtcggagtgacgtaaggtcattgtACCTCCAAACAtcgttatgagatagcattttcaACAACAAGTGACTCCTCCGAACATCGTTATGagataatattttcaacaacaagtgactctatgaatcatTTTAGGTCAAAAACATATTAACAACATAACTCAAGTtagattacaactcaaaataacatCAACTTTATATTTGAACCTTTCCACCAATTTCCTTCTCCCCAACTTTAGCATAACTatcatataaactcataaacatagaaataagatgaaatcttacctcaagaacCCATGAACACTTAAATTCCAAGATCATTTCACCTTGAAGTATCTTCCAAAGCTATTACAATAAGGAGAAACAAACTTTGACAATTCTTTGGAACCGTTTAGCACTTGATTCTCACTTTTAaatccttgatttcacttggggTTGATTACATATGTTGGAGAAGTTTCTATAGGTGTTTGCGGTCTGAGGAGATGAGGGGCAATGAGATAAAAATGAGGTGGTACGAAATATAACATTAAAAAAATCTGGCACCGACTTAGATTTTACAgtccacttttacggaccgtaaaaaaaattatacggtccgtataatgggacTGTAAAATCACATCAGTGGCTCACCCCACACTATTATCAATTTACGATAGGGGTTAACTAGATATACGAATCGTAAAAaatcatacggtccgtatatccaaccgtaaaaattatacggtccgtattccttaagaattcaacacGTGAATCACAGTCTTCCGGATGTCTTCGCTCAAATTGTGAGGTCTTGTCCCTCCTGTGTTCAGAATCCCATCTCAGCCTGAGCTCCTTCCTTGGTAACCATGGCGCTATCCCGATTGTTGCCTCTTCCACGACCGGATCCCTGTCCGCCcctctgttgttgttgttgttgtcctcttcctcttcctccgaTTTTTTCATCTCCTTTTTATTTCCTGGCCACCAATCCGGATAGCTAATGAGGTGAAAACATCCATCCACGATGTGACTGGATATCTTACAATGTGTGCAGAATGCACCATCGTTTTTTCCTTCACTTTGGTCACAGTGAGGGTTTCTCCCTTGCATAGAAAAACCCATGGTTTCACTCCGGTTTCTCCGTCACCTGCCATTATTTTAGGGTTTATGTGTTCTTTCTAacgtggctctgataccatgttaaaatcGAGACAGAAACGTGCATTTAGAGAGACAAGAAAATTGGAAGAATTATTTATGTCTTTCATTCATCATAATGACCTTCTTATATACAAGTAAGGTTTCTCCTTGCCCTAATCTAATAAGGTAATCCTATTCTAAAAGAACTAAAATTCTATTATATCATAATTacaaattcaccataaataactaTTACAATTATACTAGAATAGAGTTCCTATCGACCTAAGGTCTTACTGACACACTGACGTGTCTGGATCAACTGGTCCGATCACATTCGGTCTCAATAGATATACTCAACATTCTTTTTACTTTGAGAACTTCCAAGAAATTTTTTGTCAGTTCTTCTCCAATATTATACATAGAAATAGAGAAGCAATATGATAGATTACTTTTCCTATGTAATTAGCCGATCGAGTTTGGTGTTTCGCCAGTAAAATGCGTTTTTATACTGGATAGTGGTTTCCTTGCCTGTGTGCAATGGGACATTTGAGTTACATCTAAAAAAAGTctcattattttattaattcatttTTTTGCAAATTAGTCATaatcttttttttatataaatgataaataggttaaaagaattgtcacaaaataaaattaaaatagagGAGAAAAACGTATCATAAACCATGATATGAAGTCAAACCTGAAGGGAGGTCTTTAAAATTATCCCTTCtaaatttggaaacaatttattTGAATATTTGACTTTACCTTTAATATGAAATTTTTATAGCTACAcgattatttataacatatttaacaccacaaattttaaaatctTATTTTCTTCATTAAATTCTATATCTAGCTAGCCAAATAGATGGGAGTAATAATGGGAAACAAGAAACAGCCTCCCTGTTCACGAAGTTGTAGAAATTACTGAAAATTTTAATAACCAAGAAATTTGCCCAGATAATAAGATGTGCCCACCTAAATAATACTCCTTCTATCTCACTTTTAACTTGGCCTAAAGtttaagaaatcaataaatttaaaatttatggtctaaaataaATTTTATACATTTGTGATAGCTATAAATCATTCATTAAAATAtttaaagttaagttgtttctAATAATAGAAAGGTGATGGAGTATTATTTTTTATAGgaactaaaaaggaaaaaggGCAAAGGAAAGTGTGCATTGGGACGTAGGAAATAACGAACTATTACAGCTTAAAACAGAAACTCAAGAACCACATAAACAAAATCACACCTTATCCAAATGTATGAAGAGAATCAAAGTAAGAGAGGTTTCATGGGGAAACAAACGAGATGAGCCTTTCTTCTCTTCTTCCTTGTACTACCAGTATTACTCCTCCCACCAATTACAATTACAAGCTTTACTCcatcatccacaacaacaacaatatcaatggCTTCTCCTCCTCATCAAAGTCTAATTCCATTCATCAACCCCATAAATTCTCCCTCCGAGGTAAATCTCCCTCTTTCTTTCATCATAAATATTACTCCCTTTATCCCAGTTTGTGTTATGTTTTTTGCTTTTTGAGATTCAAACtatataaagtttgatcaatattttaaaatatattttttatcataTTGAAAAGAAGAACTCTAACTTATAGTGCCTTTCGTGTAGCTTTTGAATAGCCAAAGTGTAATTTTAAAATATAGAATTAATCTAATCCAGTTTAGTTTCAGAAATAGTCAACTTGACTCTCAGGAAGCAAAAAGTGTCACGTAAATATTGGATGGATGGAGTACTACTAATAGCATACTTGCTTGCATTGAGACACTATCAGGATTTAAACTTGACGTGTTTTACTTTTTATGGTCTCACCATTGAACAATTGCATTTCTATAACTTCGTATTTGGAACTTAATATTTGGTGAAATTGTAGTGATTTTTCGCTTATGTATTTGTGTTCTGTGTAAAGAAATACTGGATTCAGTTAAACTGTTGAGTGAATATTTATCTAATGTTTTGTTGAATATGAGGCAGTTGTCAATGACTCCAATAGAACAGAGTTATCTAGTGAAGATGCAACAGCAATGGAAAAATCAGATGGTGATAAACTggtagatgaaatgaattttGGGGAACTTTGCGATGAATTTGAATGCATTAGCAGCCCTTCTGTTGAAGCTACTGCTAGGCAACTTGTTAGAGATATTCTTGAGCTTCGTGAAGGCAATCGCGCCGTGGGTACCTTTGCTGTGTCTGTCAAGTACAAGGTTGGCCATACTAACTTGTGTTTCTTATACTATTCACTTGCTTAATTAATTAGTActacattttctttttttcttttttttttttttttttttttggtattctAGTGCTACTTGGGATAAACAAAAGTTGACAAAAGTAAGAGTTTAACTTTTGTACTCTAATCAGGTTTTCTAAAAGTAAGTACAGGTAATTATCAATAATTAGTGGGATTAGTTACCTGAAACTAAAGTATGTTACTTGTTACAACATGTTAAGATACTTGATAATGTAAAACTTGTACACGTGTCAGTGTACTTAAGGTAGTTTTGGAAACTAATGGTTTTAGTTCATTAGTCTTGAAAATGGTTCATAGACCGGAACCTCAAAATCCTGAATCCACCTTTGTTCATAGTTAACTAATTCGATAAGCCATTGCCGGACAAGAAAACAAGTTATGCAAATTATCACTGGGTATCGAATTTCAGTTATTATAGATATGATCCTGTCTAACTTTACGTTGCTTCAACTATACCTGGTTTACTGGTGTAGCTTCTTTTTACTGGTGCAAGTTCCATCACGTAAATATTTCACCAAATTTGGCAGCACTAAAATTATATGGACCACAAATGCTCTGGCTTATAATAATCATTTAGCATCTGAATCTATTGCCTCATAATCAAATGCAGGATCCAGTCAGAAGTTTCACGGGGCGAGAGAAGTACAAGAGACCACTGTGGATAACTGACGCACTACAGAATCCTAAACCGGTAACATTTTAAGAGCTTTTAGGTGCCTCTTTGATTTGTTTAGGGGGTGTTAGGGATATCTATTACACTTAACAACCTGGACTTACAACCTTTTTTATGCAAAAAGGACATATGCAAAATACTGGGGCTAATATCTGAAACAGTAGTGGTGTTAGGAATTCTAATAAGGGGATTTAAAACCCCCAAAAAAGCAGCAATTGGGGTTCAAACTTGCGACTTAAAGCAGTTTTTGAAATAACTTTGCCGCTTCACCAGAAGATTCCTCAGGTTGaggtgataaaaaaaaaattgagataattaTAGTCCAATGCCTTTCAGTGATCTAACCTACAAAATAGCCAGCAtacacagtggcggagccaggattttcattcagggggttcaaaaattctaaaaggtaaatacacgaagaagtcagagggttcaacatctacgatatatacataacaaaataattttaactctaaaaatacactgtaatttttcgtcgagggggttcggatgaaccccttggagccaatgtggctccgcccctgagcatacatataatatacataatcagtgtatatattttggctagcaCACGTAAATGATTTTCGCCaacgggccaaaaatgaaaaaagcccTAAAAATTATGTGTATATAATATATGCAAAATAACTATTTTTACACTGTTTTTAAAGTATATTTTTTCGACAAAAATGATTCAATTGAACCCTCTTCGGACAATGTAGCTAAGCACACGGCCTGAACTTAGGTCTTTGCACATCTCGATCATTGGGATCTTTACCTGGTCTATAGCATTCAGCACCATATTCTAAACAAATCTACATTTCCCATTTTTTATTGCTCTGCAGAGTGTGCAAGAAATGGTGATGTTATCAACAAGTGTGTTGAATATTAAGTGGACAGTAAAAGGAAAACCGAAGTCTT from Lycium barbarum isolate Lr01 chromosome 10, ASM1917538v2, whole genome shotgun sequence includes:
- the LOC132614969 gene encoding uncharacterized protein LOC132614969; this encodes MSLSSLLPCTTSITPPTNYNYKLYSIIHNNNNINGFSSSSKSNSIHQPHKFSLRVVNDSNRTELSSEDATAMEKSDGDKLVDEMNFGELCDEFECISSPSVEATARQLVRDILELREGNRAVGTFAVSVKYKDPVRSFTGREKYKRPLWITDALQNPKPSVQEMVMLSTSVLNIKWTVKGKPKSLLASIGGGLIIKVNSRFTLNQISGQVVEHEEQWDISGSSIIAQAYFWASRRLFATVEAGKDVADFVKDLNSKSAEENKDMDVYPDPYGDPAKFFQRDDSFQRDFYQIALLLAVIYFVVQFLRTTL